The region CCGCGCACGCGAACGGGCCGCCGGGAGATCCCGGCGGCCCGTTCGTCACGTGCTCAGCTGCGCCGGGTGGGGGGCTCGTCCGGCCCGTCGTCCTCCGAGGCGTCCTTCGGCTCGTCCGACGAGGAGTCCGGCGTCTTCTCCGCCTCCGCAGCGGCCCGGGCGTCCGCCGCGAACTGCTTCTCCAGCTCGGCGATGGGGTCGTTCGTGTCCCGGTGGGACACGAACCCGGCCGGGTCGTCCAGGTCGTCCGCGACGGGCAGCAGGTCCGGGTGCGCCCAGATGGCGTCCCGGCCCTCGACCCCGCGGTCCTCGGTGAGCAGGCGCCACAGCTCGGCGGCGGAACGCAGCTTGCGCGGCCGCAGCTCCAGCCCGACGATCGTGGCGAACGCCTGCTCTGCCGGTCCGCCCGAGGCGCGACGGCGGCGCAGCGTCTCGCGCAGCGCCTCCGCGCCGGGCAGCCGATCACCGACGGCCTCGGCGACGACGGCGTCCACCCAGCCCTCGATCAGGGCGAGCAGGGTCTCCAGCCGGGCCAGCGCCGCCTTCTGCTCGGGCGTGGTCTGCGGCTCGAACATGCCGGACTGCATGGCCTCCTGGATGGAGGCCGGGTTCGCCGGGTCGATGTCCCGGGCGATCTCCTCGATGCGGGAGGTGTCGATGGTGATGCCGCGCGCGTACTCCTCGACGGCGCCGAGCAGTCGCTCCCGCAGCCAGCCGACGTGCGCGAACAGGCGGTGGTGCGCGGCCTCGCGGGCGGCCAGGTAGATCATGACCTCGCTGGCCGGGCGGTCCAGGCCCTGCGTGAACCTCTCGACGGCCTCGGGCAGCAGCGCCGCCGTGCGGCCCGGCCCGACCGGGAAGCCGATGTCGGTGGACGTCAGCACCTCGGCCGCGAGCTGGCCCAGGCCGCTCCCGAGCTGCGAGCCGAACGCGAACCCGCCCATCTGACCGATCATCGCCAGCATCGGCCCGGCCGCGGCGCGGACCTCCTCGGGCAGCCCCTCCACCCAGGCGCCGGAGACGCGCTGCGCCACCGGATCGCACAGCCGCTTCCAGGTGGGCATGCTCTCCTTGACCCACTCCGTCGGCGTCCACGCGACCGTCTCGGTGGCGCCGGCG is a window of Pseudonocardia sp. T1-2H DNA encoding:
- a CDS encoding zinc-dependent metalloprotease, translating into MSDVPFGFGPSDRDPDRDRDRPRDESGDKGDKTPDGPNDPFGFGNLPGGGQFPGGIPGFPGGLPGLPGMPGAGGPGGFDVSQLGQMLTQLGQMLSSAQASAGDGPVNYELAAQMATQQLAQTTSSLTDAQRAAVSDAVKLAELWLDPATNFPAGATETVAWTPTEWVKESMPTWKRLCDPVAQRVSGAWVEGLPEEVRAAAGPMLAMIGQMGGFAFGSQLGSGLGQLAAEVLTSTDIGFPVGPGRTAALLPEAVERFTQGLDRPASEVMIYLAAREAAHHRLFAHVGWLRERLLGAVEEYARGITIDTSRIEEIARDIDPANPASIQEAMQSGMFEPQTTPEQKAALARLETLLALIEGWVDAVVAEAVGDRLPGAEALRETLRRRRASGGPAEQAFATIVGLELRPRKLRSAAELWRLLTEDRGVEGRDAIWAHPDLLPVADDLDDPAGFVSHRDTNDPIAELEKQFAADARAAAEAEKTPDSSSDEPKDASEDDGPDEPPTRRS